A genomic window from Streptomyces broussonetiae includes:
- a CDS encoding aldo/keto reductase — MEQRHLGRTGLRVSRIGLGTLTWGRDTDQHDAADMLKAFWEAGGTLVDTADVYGDGESEYLLGQLMEGLVPRRDLVISTKAGSVPDPDRRFDGSRGHLLAALDASLARLGTDHVDLWHVHAYDPDTPLEETLQALDIAVSSGRTRYAGVSNFCGWQLAKAATWQLAAPGTRTRLASTQMEYSLLQRGVEREVLPAALDLGVGLLPSSPLGRGVLTGKYRHTTPADSRGASEHLAPFVEPYLDDTATRIVDAVTTAADGLAVTPLQVALAWVRDRPGVTAPIIGARNAQQLTAALSVEALNLPDEICRALDDVSAPVHRYPDHDWSTL, encoded by the coding sequence ATGGAGCAGAGGCATCTCGGCCGTACCGGCCTGCGCGTGTCCCGGATCGGCCTCGGCACCCTCACCTGGGGCCGGGACACCGACCAGCACGACGCCGCGGACATGCTGAAGGCGTTCTGGGAAGCCGGCGGGACGCTCGTCGACACCGCGGACGTGTACGGCGACGGGGAGTCGGAGTATCTGCTCGGGCAGTTGATGGAGGGCCTGGTGCCGCGGCGCGACCTGGTGATCTCCACCAAGGCGGGCAGCGTCCCCGACCCCGACCGGCGTTTCGACGGCTCCCGCGGCCATCTGCTCGCCGCGCTCGACGCCTCCCTGGCCCGCCTGGGCACGGACCACGTCGACCTGTGGCACGTGCACGCCTACGACCCCGACACCCCCTTGGAGGAGACGCTCCAGGCACTGGACATAGCGGTCAGCAGCGGCCGTACGCGCTACGCCGGCGTCTCCAACTTCTGCGGCTGGCAGCTCGCCAAGGCGGCCACCTGGCAGCTCGCGGCGCCCGGCACCCGCACCCGGCTGGCCAGCACGCAGATGGAGTACTCGCTGCTCCAGCGGGGCGTCGAGCGCGAGGTGCTGCCCGCAGCGCTCGACCTCGGTGTCGGCCTGCTGCCCTCGTCACCGCTCGGCCGGGGCGTGCTGACCGGCAAGTACCGGCACACCACTCCCGCGGACTCGCGCGGCGCCTCCGAGCATCTGGCGCCCTTCGTCGAGCCGTATCTCGACGACACGGCGACCCGCATCGTGGACGCGGTGACGACGGCCGCCGACGGGCTCGCCGTCACCCCGCTCCAGGTGGCCCTGGCCTGGGTCCGGGACCGTCCGGGGGTGACCGCCCCGATCATCGGCGCGCGCAACGCGCAGCAGCTCACGGCGGCATTGTCAGTGGAGGCCCTTAATCTTCCTGACGAGATCTGCAGGGCGCTGGACGACGTGTCGGCGCCCGTGCACCGCTATCCCGATCACGACTGGAGCACGCTGTGA
- a CDS encoding helix-hairpin-helix domain-containing protein translates to MSTEPETTEEAGPGTPDTPEAPGAETAPEPAPEPRESPAEGTDPHGAGGGFGEGEGKAEGASGGDGDGSAGRLSEAEAELAAQRVERERIERRKAEKQGAIESGTKLSGTAADLLAAVRAVESGEKPTATVFAESAPAPRRPAPEPARRPQPTPAPAVVTSGAPAQHTVESVRGVLAEGGAPEALAPQVAAALGEGADSALREDPWQLLRIGGVRPDQADGFARALLGGACGPDDERRGRAVTVWLLEQAALAGHTALDLPTLTAALDRQGVPDPDAAVQDTLAEAEALAFQDALEDPTGTAPQGADEGEGQEEERPVRVLVGLERYALAEESLADGLARLVNSLSKDAEQAWQAAADAASGGTAELVRAVAGHGLVLHTGAEAARAEPAALLDAARAVGLRAFAVCHTPDGRRRLAALPGGADADAAERGVGTVAGLLSGAEGPGRDADGALELDLLIVLDAPQLDVESAAMLVESLPDGARMVLSGDPAVLWSAGPGRVFADLLTARACPQIASRVPDPGPIGELVSGIGIGELSQVEAPGKEVVIVPVRDAGEAVHRTVQLVVDSVPRAIGIPADQTVVITPGHGGAAGTRALNAALKERLNPGPGRFGGFDPGDRIAYAPAPGRTVPGVVVKADTEGLHLACAGAPVVVPRERVEGSVRHGWALTAHQAVGARWPAAVVVLPGDAAQALSRPWVYTAFGRAERHLSVVHGVEQALPSAVAQTLAKPRTTRLPTLLRTQVPAGG, encoded by the coding sequence GTGAGCACGGAGCCGGAGACCACGGAGGAAGCCGGGCCGGGGACGCCGGACACACCCGAGGCCCCGGGCGCCGAAACCGCGCCCGAGCCCGCGCCCGAGCCCCGGGAGAGTCCCGCGGAGGGCACCGACCCGCACGGGGCCGGGGGCGGCTTCGGCGAGGGCGAGGGCAAGGCCGAAGGCGCGAGCGGCGGCGACGGTGACGGCTCCGCAGGCCGGCTGTCCGAGGCGGAGGCCGAGTTGGCCGCGCAGCGGGTCGAGCGGGAGCGGATCGAGCGGCGCAAGGCCGAGAAGCAGGGCGCGATCGAGAGCGGCACCAAGTTGAGCGGCACGGCGGCCGATCTGCTCGCGGCGGTCCGGGCCGTGGAGAGCGGCGAGAAGCCGACGGCCACGGTGTTCGCCGAGTCCGCGCCGGCCCCGCGCCGCCCGGCCCCGGAGCCGGCGCGCCGGCCGCAGCCCACCCCTGCCCCGGCCGTCGTCACCTCCGGCGCGCCCGCACAGCACACCGTGGAGAGCGTCCGCGGGGTGCTCGCCGAGGGCGGCGCGCCCGAGGCGCTGGCCCCGCAGGTGGCGGCGGCGCTCGGCGAAGGCGCCGACAGCGCGCTGCGCGAGGACCCCTGGCAGTTGCTGCGGATCGGCGGCGTTCGGCCCGATCAGGCCGACGGCTTCGCGCGGGCGCTGCTCGGCGGCGCCTGCGGCCCGGACGACGAGCGGCGGGGCCGGGCGGTGACCGTCTGGCTGCTGGAGCAGGCGGCCCTGGCCGGGCACACCGCGCTGGACCTGCCCACGCTCACCGCGGCGCTGGACCGGCAGGGCGTGCCCGACCCGGACGCGGCGGTGCAGGACACGCTCGCCGAGGCCGAGGCCCTGGCCTTCCAGGACGCTTTGGAGGACCCCACGGGCACCGCCCCTCAGGGAGCGGACGAGGGCGAGGGCCAGGAAGAGGAGCGCCCGGTCCGCGTGCTCGTCGGCCTGGAGCGCTACGCACTCGCCGAGGAAAGCCTCGCCGACGGCCTGGCCCGGCTGGTGAACTCGCTGTCCAAGGACGCCGAACAGGCCTGGCAGGCAGCCGCCGACGCCGCCTCGGGCGGCACGGCCGAGCTGGTCCGCGCGGTCGCCGGGCACGGCCTGGTGCTGCACACCGGCGCGGAGGCGGCCCGTGCCGAACCGGCCGCGCTGCTCGACGCCGCCCGCGCCGTCGGCCTGCGGGCCTTCGCCGTCTGCCACACGCCCGACGGCCGCCGACGGCTGGCCGCGCTGCCGGGCGGGGCCGACGCCGACGCGGCGGAGCGCGGTGTGGGCACGGTGGCCGGTCTGCTGTCCGGTGCCGAAGGCCCGGGCCGGGACGCGGACGGCGCCCTGGAGCTGGACCTGCTGATCGTGCTGGACGCGCCGCAGCTCGACGTGGAGAGCGCCGCGATGCTGGTGGAGTCGCTGCCGGACGGGGCCCGGATGGTGCTCAGCGGCGACCCGGCGGTGCTGTGGTCGGCCGGCCCCGGCCGGGTCTTCGCCGATCTGCTCACCGCCCGCGCCTGCCCGCAGATCGCCTCCCGCGTCCCCGACCCGGGGCCGATCGGCGAGCTGGTCTCGGGCATCGGCATCGGCGAGCTGAGCCAGGTCGAAGCCCCGGGCAAGGAGGTAGTCATCGTCCCGGTACGGGACGCGGGCGAGGCCGTGCACCGGACGGTCCAACTGGTCGTGGACTCGGTGCCGCGGGCCATCGGGATCCCGGCCGACCAGACCGTGGTGATCACCCCGGGGCACGGTGGAGCCGCGGGCACCCGTGCCCTCAACGCCGCTCTGAAGGAGCGCCTCAACCCCGGCCCCGGCCGCTTCGGCGGCTTCGACCCCGGCGACCGGATCGCCTATGCCCCCGCACCGGGTCGTACGGTGCCGGGCGTGGTGGTGAAGGCCGACACCGAGGGGCTGCACCTGGCGTGCGCGGGCGCCCCCGTGGTCGTCCCGCGCGAGCGGGTGGAGGGGTCCGTACGGCACGGCTGGGCGCTGACCGCGCACCAGGCCGTGGGCGCCCGCTGGCCGGCGGCGGTCGTGGTGCTGCCCGGCGACGCGGCCCAGGCACTCAGCCGGCCATGGGTGTACACGGCGTTCGGCCGGGCGGAGCGGCATCTGTCCGTGGTCCACGGAGTGGAGCAGGCCCTGCCGAGCGCGGTGGCGCAGACCCTGGCCAAGCCGCGCACGACCCGCTTGCCGACGCTGCTGCGCACACAGGTGCCGGCAGGCGGCTGA
- a CDS encoding DUF5703 family protein, translating to MPEYEFVDVYVPRGVSRKEATRLLTDHAEYGHWELDRLSLMRDGSRRVRLRRRIIRQVRATW from the coding sequence ATGCCGGAATACGAATTTGTCGACGTGTACGTGCCTCGCGGGGTCTCCCGCAAGGAGGCCACACGTCTGCTGACGGACCATGCCGAGTACGGACACTGGGAGTTGGACCGACTGAGCCTGATGCGCGACGGCAGCCGCAGGGTGCGGTTGCGCCGACGGATCATCCGCCAGGTGCGTGCCACGTGGTGA
- a CDS encoding chaplin, with translation MRHSTRKGLMTMAAATGVIAAASGYAHADSGATGAATGSPGVLSGNTVQAPVHVPVNVCGNTVNVIGLLNPAVGNKCANYGGTSGNHGGSGGSGGSHAGGHTGGSPGVGSGNTVQVPIDVPVNVCGNSVNVIGAGNATTGNDCANGGGDQHGRPPGGGHGNPPGHPGHPGHPGHPGHPGHPGHPGNPGGPTTPPGQGGHTPHRPQGSHGSHGTSQVAQQGGSGAQLPGTAQLAHTGSDLPLGLALPAGAGALLAGAVLYRKARAAA, from the coding sequence ATGCGACACAGCACGCGCAAGGGCCTGATGACGATGGCCGCAGCGACCGGGGTGATCGCCGCCGCGAGCGGCTACGCCCACGCGGACTCCGGCGCCACGGGCGCCGCGACCGGCTCACCCGGCGTACTGTCCGGCAACACGGTGCAGGCTCCGGTGCACGTGCCGGTGAACGTCTGCGGCAACACCGTGAACGTCATCGGACTGCTCAACCCGGCGGTGGGCAACAAGTGCGCCAATTACGGCGGCACTTCGGGGAACCACGGTGGCTCCGGAGGCTCGGGCGGTTCACACGCGGGCGGCCACACCGGCGGCTCTCCCGGTGTCGGCTCCGGCAACACCGTGCAGGTACCGATCGACGTCCCCGTGAACGTCTGCGGCAACAGCGTGAACGTCATCGGCGCGGGGAACGCCACCACCGGCAACGACTGTGCCAACGGCGGCGGCGATCAGCACGGCCGGCCACCGGGGGGCGGCCACGGCAACCCGCCGGGCCACCCGGGCCACCCGGGTCACCCCGGCCACCCGGGTCACCCCGGCCACCCGGGTCACCCCGGGAACCCGGGAGGTCCGACGACCCCACCCGGTCAGGGAGGTCACACGCCTCACCGGCCACAGGGGTCGCACGGATCCCACGGGACCTCCCAGGTCGCGCAGCAGGGCGGCAGTGGTGCCCAGCTCCCGGGCACGGCCCAGCTCGCGCACACCGGCAGCGACCTGCCGCTCGGCCTCGCGCTGCCGGCCGGCGCGGGCGCGCTGCTCGCGGGCGCGGTGCTCTACCGCAAGGCGCGGGCCGCGGCCTAG
- the chpH gene encoding chaplin ChpH — protein sequence MIKKVVAAAAATGGLVLAGAGLAVADSGAQGAAVHSPGVVSGNVVQVPVHVPVNVCGNTINVIGLLNPAFGNTCINK from the coding sequence ATGATCAAGAAGGTCGTCGCTGCTGCGGCTGCCACCGGTGGGCTGGTTCTCGCGGGCGCGGGTCTGGCTGTCGCCGACTCCGGTGCTCAGGGTGCCGCCGTGCACTCCCCGGGTGTCGTTTCCGGCAATGTCGTCCAGGTGCCCGTGCATGTCCCGGTGAACGTGTGCGGCAACACGATCAACGTGATCGGGCTCCTGAACCCCGCCTTCGGCAACACCTGCATCAACAAGTGA